Proteins co-encoded in one Aspergillus luchuensis IFO 4308 DNA, chromosome 6, nearly complete sequence genomic window:
- a CDS encoding telomere-binding alpha subunit central domain protein (COG:S;~EggNog:ENOG410PWQN;~InterPro:IPR028389,IPR011564,IPR012340,IPR032042;~PFAM:PF02765,PF16686;~go_component: GO:0000784 - nuclear chromosome, telomeric region [Evidence IEA];~go_function: GO:0003677 - DNA binding [Evidence IEA];~go_function: GO:0043047 - single-stranded telomeric DNA binding [Evidence IEA];~go_process: GO:0000723 - telomere maintenance [Evidence IEA]) has translation MSRFVDVSTALSAQGRVSVIGVVVDVFGGIWKSRGSSSCITFTIKDSGLDNGHTWDGLKIKYFKDNESHLPPVQLRDVILIRDLWVRNFKGDPLGVAAQDREVPWAIFRLDPDPTSSPAPLCGPTHFEPSPSEKIHALNLMNSLPAVDGFRKAPAHDTPRGPYIFQAAIPNSKPYPHKKLSLVKDIVERNYVDLVGEIVKIYTNDSEKVVLYFTDYTANNGLEDRQIDDAGDNGFGTEGDVYGYQKRPKKKWTGPVGRMTLTITLWEPHASYARQHLKNNDLIQLYNVHVKRSRINGILEASVHTNRTNPNSVNVHTLDRRKDTFVEQFLQRRTEYWKANPRKREPENEAQQVPKRSTKKQRKRAEKVEEGQISITAASSKRYAPNENIIAGNPSVPTMSLEAILSNKLHDNISYDNIQYRFPFQNFCYRTTVRVVDFFPPRLEDFSVPEDSSGEGTSQRDPDRFIRWEWRFCLLVESVPPPPAGQAKEQMRLFVAGPDAEYLLGLTAVDLRRNQHDLKELRERLFILWGDLEERKRAALHDGKQDIGPVSCRPFNCCIQEYGVLCRHRPDTENTTTNNEDDENGCSHDDCFGWERRFAMFMTTIS, from the exons ATGTCTCGCTTCGTGGATGTGTCCACTGCGCTCTCTGCGCAGGGCAGAGTAAGTGTCATTGGCGTCGTAGTCGACGTCTTCGGAGGAATTTGGAAGTCTAGAGGATCGTCCAGCTGTATCACCTTTACCATCAAGGACTCAGGTCTTGACAATGGACATACATGGGACGGGTTGAAAATCAAATATTTCAAAGACAATGAGAGCCATTTACCCCCGGTCCAACTACGCGATGTGATCCTGATACGAGATCTGTGG GTAAGAAATTTTAAAGGAGACCCGCTGGGAGTCGCTGCCCAGGACAGAGAAGTACCCTGGGCAATCTTTCGCTTGGACCCAGATCCCACGTCTAGTCCTGCACCCCTTTGTGGCCCTACACACTTCGAGCCATCGCCTTCGGAGAAGATACATGCTCTAAATCTGATGAATAGCCTCCCTGCGGTTGATGGCTTCCGCAAAGCCCCAGCGCATGATACTCCGCGTGGCCCCTATATTTTCCAGGCTGCAATTCCAAATTCTAAGCCTTATCCGCACAAGAAGCTCTCACTTGTCAAGGATATTGTAGAACGAAATTATGTTGACCTCGTGGGGGAAATTGTCAAGATCTATACCAACGACAGTGAAAAGGTCGTCCTCTATTTCACCGATTACACGGCCAACAATGGTCTCGAAGACCGCCAAATAGACGATGCCGGTGACAATGGCTTTGGCACTGAAGGAGATGTCTACGGATATCAAAAAAGACCCAAGAAGAAATGGACAGGACCTGTTGGACGAATGACCCTCACAATCACCCTCTGGGAACCCCATGCATCGTATGCACGCCAACACCTAAAGAATAACGATCTCATCCAGCTATACAATGTGCACGTCAAGCGCAGCCGCATCAATGGGATCTTAGAGGCCAGTGTGCACACAAACCGCACGAATCCAAATTCAGTGAATGTACATACCTTGGACCGTCGCAAAGATACATTTGTCGAGCAATTTTTACAGCGTAGGACGGAATACTGGAAAGCGAATCCTCGGAAGCGGGAACCGGAAAACGAAGCCCAGCAAGTTCCCAAGAGAAGCACCAAGAAACAGCGAAAGAGAGCCGaaaaggtggaagaaggccaaATTTCCATaacagcagcaagcagcaagcgATATGCACCAAATGAGAACA TCATAGCAGGCAATCCGTCTGTCCCTACAATGTCCCTCGAAGCGATCCTCTCCAACAAACTCCATGACAACATTTCATATGACAACATACAGTACCGCTTCCCTTTCCAAAATTTCTGCTATCGAACCACAGTTCGTGTCGTCgatttcttccccccacgACTGGAAGACTTCTCCGTCCCCGAAGACTCCTCCGGCGAGGGAACCTCCCAGAGAGATCCCGACCGGTTCATTAGATGGGAATGGCGCTTTTGCCTGCTCGTTGAAAGcgtccctcctccacccgcaGGCCAAGCGAAAGAGCAGATGAGGCTATTTGTAGCTGGTCCGGACGCGGAGTATCTATTGGGATTAACTGCAGTCGA TCTAAGACGAAACCAACACGACCTGAAGGAACTCCGAGAAAGGCTCTTCATCCTATGGGGCGATCTGGAGGAGCGCAAGAGAGCGGCCCTGCACGACGGAAAGCAAGACATAGGTCCAGTTTCATGCAGACCTTTCAATTGCTGTATCCAA